A stretch of the Sphingobacterium thalpophilum genome encodes the following:
- a CDS encoding LacI family DNA-binding transcriptional regulator — protein sequence MSKKISLKDIAEAVGVSTALVSYVLNDKDEKTRVNKDTARRIREMAKEMNYQPNQIAKSLKSGRSQAIGLLVADISNPFFGNLARAIEDEAKKHGYSVLFGSSDEDLENSQRLIDTFVNRQIDGFIIAPAEGTVSQLEYLKSANIPFVLIDRYFKDLETSYVVIDNFDATYQATRQLLKQGHTKIAYVCYQNQLQHTADRYSGYVSALRDHGLSEDSNMICEVEFNNSVYFRQKFIELLHPERGVEAILFSTNTLSIMGLKIVHELNKVIPDDLAVFCFDESESYDLFYCPISYVKQPLSRIGKEAVRVLLEQLRGKSSAEQKVMLEVEIVARKSCQKRK from the coding sequence ATGAGCAAGAAGATCTCACTGAAGGATATAGCTGAGGCGGTCGGAGTTTCTACCGCATTGGTATCGTATGTATTAAACGATAAAGATGAAAAGACGAGGGTCAACAAAGATACGGCCAGGCGTATCCGCGAGATGGCAAAAGAAATGAACTATCAGCCCAACCAGATAGCCAAGAGTTTGAAAAGTGGTCGTTCACAGGCCATTGGCTTACTGGTTGCGGACATATCCAATCCTTTCTTTGGAAATCTTGCCAGGGCTATTGAGGATGAAGCAAAGAAACATGGTTATAGCGTGCTTTTTGGAAGTTCGGATGAGGATCTGGAGAACTCACAACGGTTGATCGATACTTTCGTCAATCGGCAGATTGATGGATTTATCATCGCACCGGCAGAAGGTACCGTGTCACAATTGGAATATCTCAAATCGGCTAATATTCCTTTTGTTCTGATTGACCGGTATTTTAAGGATCTGGAGACCAGCTACGTTGTCATCGACAATTTTGATGCGACTTATCAGGCTACCCGACAGCTGTTGAAGCAAGGGCATACCAAAATAGCTTATGTATGTTATCAGAATCAGCTTCAGCATACTGCAGACCGGTATAGTGGATATGTCAGTGCACTACGGGATCACGGTCTGTCGGAGGACAGCAACATGATATGTGAGGTGGAATTCAATAACAGTGTTTACTTCAGGCAGAAATTTATTGAGCTGTTGCATCCTGAACGAGGCGTTGAGGCGATTTTATTTTCTACTAATACGTTGTCTATCATGGGATTGAAGATTGTTCATGAGCTCAATAAAGTGATTCCGGATGATCTGGCTGTTTTCTGTTTCGATGAAAGTGAGTCTTATGATCTGTTTTATTGTCCGATAAGCTATGTAAAACAACCGCTGTCACGGATCGGGAAAGAAGCGGTAAGGGTATTATTAGAACAGCTCAGGGGAAAGTCTTCGGCTGAGCAGAAGGTCATGTTGGAGGTGGAGATCGTGGCCCGTAAATCTTGTCAGAAAAGAAAATGA
- a CDS encoding ribulokinase, whose protein sequence is MRNDKYVIGADFGTDSVRAIVSNAQNGEIVASSVSSYARWQKGLYCQASQSQFRQHPLDYIESLSLAVRDCLQQAGQEVQENIDALSMAMTGSTPVAVDTTGKALALSDQFKDNPNAMFVLWKDHTAIQEAEEINAAGQRDPNRFLRYVGGTYSSEWYWAKLLHVLRHDAEVRDACYTWVEHSDWMPFLLTGGQDARLIRRNVCAAGHKALWSPDFGGLPPVAFFNSIDPMLEPYIRRYGDKVYTAVESAGYLCPEWAGRLGLSTTVLVGIGSIDAHVGAVGGEIKPFYMSKVIGTSTCDMMVVPKEDMKNLLVEGICGQVGDSIIPGMVGLEAGQSAFGDVFSWFKDLLLWPLKSKRTSGAHEFYADMEKDLLHELNQAAAQLSLQEDDPFALDWFNGRRTPDVNPGLKGLIGGLTLGTTAPAIFKGLVEAACFGSRAIVERIEREGVRVEGIQAIGGIANKSPFAMQLLADILNRPIHIAATEQVCALGASMFAAVVAQHYCTIEDAMAQMGKGDKEIVQPRTAYTALFDQRYKQYLRYGSLQEQSP, encoded by the coding sequence ATGAGAAATGATAAATATGTGATCGGTGCTGATTTTGGAACAGATTCAGTGAGGGCTATCGTATCAAATGCCCAGAACGGCGAAATCGTGGCTTCATCGGTCAGTTCCTACGCGCGCTGGCAGAAGGGTTTGTACTGTCAGGCCAGCCAAAGTCAGTTTCGCCAACATCCCTTGGATTATATTGAAAGCCTGAGCCTTGCTGTACGAGACTGTTTACAACAGGCTGGACAGGAGGTGCAGGAAAATATTGATGCCTTGTCCATGGCGATGACAGGGTCGACCCCCGTAGCTGTCGATACAACGGGGAAAGCCTTGGCCCTATCGGACCAGTTCAAGGACAATCCCAATGCGATGTTTGTCCTCTGGAAGGATCATACGGCTATTCAGGAGGCTGAGGAAATTAATGCGGCGGGACAAAGAGATCCGAATCGCTTTTTGCGATATGTAGGCGGGACTTATTCGTCCGAATGGTACTGGGCCAAATTACTGCATGTACTGCGACACGATGCGGAGGTCAGGGATGCTTGTTATACATGGGTGGAGCACAGCGACTGGATGCCTTTCTTGCTGACAGGGGGGCAGGATGCCAGGCTGATCCGACGGAATGTGTGTGCTGCGGGACACAAGGCATTATGGTCTCCTGATTTTGGAGGGCTGCCCCCGGTGGCGTTTTTCAACAGTATAGATCCAATGTTGGAACCTTATATACGGCGATATGGCGATAAGGTGTACACGGCAGTGGAATCGGCAGGATATTTATGCCCTGAGTGGGCCGGGCGGCTGGGATTATCCACTACTGTACTGGTAGGAATCGGCTCCATAGATGCGCACGTCGGTGCTGTGGGAGGAGAAATAAAGCCTTTCTATATGAGTAAAGTGATCGGAACCTCTACTTGTGACATGATGGTAGTACCCAAAGAGGACATGAAAAATCTCCTTGTCGAAGGAATCTGTGGGCAGGTCGGGGACTCCATTATCCCGGGCATGGTGGGACTTGAGGCAGGCCAGTCCGCTTTCGGAGACGTGTTTTCCTGGTTTAAAGATCTGCTATTATGGCCCCTAAAATCCAAACGGACTTCCGGTGCGCATGAGTTTTATGCCGATATGGAGAAGGATCTGCTCCATGAGCTTAATCAGGCTGCTGCACAGTTGTCTTTACAGGAGGATGATCCATTTGCGCTAGATTGGTTCAATGGCCGGCGGACGCCAGACGTGAATCCTGGTTTGAAAGGTCTGATCGGTGGACTCACTTTAGGGACAACAGCTCCAGCTATTTTCAAAGGATTGGTGGAAGCTGCCTGTTTCGGTTCACGGGCCATTGTGGAGCGTATCGAACGTGAAGGTGTTCGTGTGGAAGGTATACAGGCAATAGGAGGAATTGCAAACAAGTCTCCTTTTGCCATGCAACTCCTGGCTGACATCTTGAACCGTCCTATTCACATTGCGGCAACCGAACAGGTTTGTGCTTTAGGAGCCAGTATGTTCGCTGCTGTGGTGGCTCAACATTATTGTACCATTGAAGACGCAATGGCGCAGATGGGTAAAGGCGACAAAGAAATCGTACAGCCGCGAACGGCATACACGGCACTCTTTGATCAGCGGTATAAGCAATATCTACGTTATGGGAGTCTGCAGGAACAGTCCCCTTAG
- a CDS encoding RagB/SusD family nutrient uptake outer membrane protein, producing the protein MKTYKIILGLAASLLCVMGCTDSLDISPKQVLDESYLVKPEDMEGFVTAAYARMTDIPSFDSPFSPWWSGSMRADDSYKGGGGTWDGDGWHNMEIFVGVNPNGWPLDYPWYVSYQIIQRCNTAIQKLQQIKDEDFPLKNARLGEVIFIRTFTFFRLKQFWKYIPYIDENVVGTSANFEAVPNRVREQPDDQYLWTIILDDFKKAEQLLPATQAEKGRVDKNAATAMVARTLMFMAYEQNDLHAVVNINKERLSEALVYLNKLTDQEGGKVGLQNDFAENFDIAFDNKTKESIWEIQYSIDDGSSTGGKINRGEGLNHPFQWGGFQCCGFHHISYTMANAFKTGINGLPLFDTYNNGSYADGEAAFFGNNSFDPRFSHTIAAPGQPWKYNPNLLFETKGIRNGAEYGYLKSIKELPQPDCNCLLYDGWQFNSMNKRMIRYDEVLLWKAEVLIQLDRWNEALPLINKIRERAARSTARLVKKDGTPILNYKIETYKPGVNCTWDKEFAWKAVQWENRLEMAGEGRRFFDLQRWGILEKTMNAYFAVEKNRFRWMGGARFTAGRDEYFPIPQPQINWAKGNYTQNPGY; encoded by the coding sequence ATGAAAACATATAAAATAATCTTAGGTCTTGCAGCATCGCTACTGTGTGTCATGGGCTGTACAGATTCTCTCGATATTTCCCCAAAACAGGTGCTGGATGAATCCTATCTGGTAAAACCTGAAGATATGGAAGGTTTTGTCACAGCGGCCTACGCAAGAATGACCGACATCCCATCATTTGATTCTCCTTTTTCACCATGGTGGTCGGGGTCCATGCGTGCGGACGACTCCTATAAAGGAGGGGGCGGAACATGGGATGGTGATGGATGGCACAACATGGAGATTTTTGTGGGAGTTAATCCAAATGGTTGGCCGCTGGATTATCCTTGGTATGTATCCTATCAGATTATCCAGCGCTGCAATACAGCCATACAGAAACTGCAGCAAATCAAAGACGAAGATTTCCCACTCAAAAACGCGCGTTTGGGAGAGGTCATATTTATACGCACCTTTACCTTTTTTAGGTTAAAGCAGTTCTGGAAGTATATTCCGTATATTGACGAAAATGTCGTCGGCACGAGTGCCAACTTCGAGGCCGTACCCAACAGGGTCAGAGAGCAGCCCGATGACCAGTACCTATGGACAATCATATTAGATGATTTTAAGAAGGCCGAACAGTTATTGCCAGCGACCCAGGCCGAGAAGGGAAGAGTGGATAAAAATGCCGCGACAGCGATGGTCGCGCGAACCCTGATGTTTATGGCTTACGAACAGAATGACCTGCATGCGGTCGTCAATATCAATAAGGAAAGGTTGAGCGAAGCCCTGGTGTATCTGAACAAACTCACCGATCAGGAGGGTGGTAAAGTAGGTCTTCAAAATGATTTTGCAGAGAATTTTGATATCGCTTTTGATAACAAAACAAAAGAATCCATTTGGGAGATTCAATATTCCATCGATGACGGGAGTTCTACGGGAGGTAAGATCAACCGTGGCGAAGGATTAAACCACCCTTTTCAATGGGGTGGGTTCCAATGTTGCGGTTTTCATCATATCAGTTATACTATGGCCAACGCTTTTAAAACCGGTATTAATGGCCTGCCATTATTTGATACCTATAATAATGGTAGTTATGCAGATGGGGAAGCAGCTTTTTTCGGTAATAACAGTTTTGATCCACGTTTTAGTCATACCATTGCTGCTCCGGGACAGCCATGGAAGTATAATCCCAATCTGCTGTTCGAAACTAAGGGCATTCGTAATGGTGCCGAGTATGGCTACCTAAAATCAATCAAGGAACTTCCTCAGCCCGATTGTAATTGCCTGCTTTACGACGGCTGGCAGTTTAACTCGATGAACAAACGTATGATCCGTTACGATGAAGTGCTGCTCTGGAAAGCGGAGGTACTGATTCAGCTCGACCGCTGGAATGAAGCACTCCCTTTGATCAATAAAATACGGGAGCGGGCGGCAAGGAGTACAGCGCGACTGGTGAAAAAGGACGGTACGCCCATACTGAATTACAAGATTGAGACCTATAAACCCGGAGTGAATTGTACCTGGGATAAGGAATTTGCCTGGAAGGCCGTTCAATGGGAAAACCGACTGGAGATGGCCGGGGAAGGAAGACGCTTTTTTGACCTACAACGGTGGGGCATTCTGGAAAAGACGATGAATGCTTATTTTGCTGTCGAAAAGAATAGATTTAGGTGGATGGGAGGGGCACGCTTTACCGCTGGCCGTGACGAATATTTTCCAATACCACAACCGCAGATTAATTGGGCCAAAGGTAATTATACACAAAATCCGGGATATTAA
- a CDS encoding SusC/RagA family TonB-linked outer membrane protein, producing the protein MKCYLNLAHRVCLVLMLCALTFQVSTLQASTFLQQYLVRGEVRDSSTNAALAGVNVRIRGKAGGTATDANGRFELAVASKSDILVFSYTGKKTEERVVGESRLIHVSLVDEARMISEVYIGYMTQRKADLTGSIAIADAEDIARNPSANVMKSLQGKLAGVHITTNGGNPAEGVNVQIRGLSSLSGAVRPLIVLDGMPTENLNLRDINASDIESIQVLKDAASASIYGARASGGVILVQTKKGKAGQTKVEYNGSVAVANVSRKPRLMNAEQYGVAMFRAYAYDEAVYGLPMTLPTTYNFTWHRDAEGRAVLDAVKPAEFLNAEKTVKSADTDWLDEILRSAVMTNHQIAVSSGNEKSKSMFSLGYFDNQGTQIHTFFKQFSLRANNEVSLFNNRLKVGENFAVSYLRYRDANEMRWALINPPAVPVYDIHGGWAGAAGFDDFTNPVRVLTDNKDNVSNYVKMIGNVFVDLNIWKGISARSQFGIDYGNAYRRTVDKKWSETGGRNSDGENYVGNSQSHPLSYVWTNTLSYNLQRDKHSLDAVLGTEYTRFVEEGFSARREGIYLEDRDFAHIGVTTGTKYSLGSTADEYVYLSYFGKANYAYNQKYLFSATLRRDGSSLFGANNRFAVFPAFSAGWRISDEPFMKEVKFVSDLKLRAGWGANGSVQGLPRGYTSTPFTTDYFGTSYPIEGNETGPLYSGYRRTWLGNPNLKWETTTQTDVALDFSLFNSRISGSFGYYFKKTKDILVQTPYIAAMGEGGEPWINGASMNNRGIEFDINYRSDPQREFKYSISANIGTYKTKIISLPQDVINKYPGNGVDDLVLGRTPNILYGMVADGIFKTQEEVDQHAEQAGKAVGRIRYKDLDGNGKIEEFYDRAYIGVKDPKFFGGITFDFAYRNFDLNFFFQGVFGNKVNNLWKYESDLWNINVPAHKNHPTRILDGWYFDHTDADIPAISNATLNAEQRFSSYTVEDGSYLKLRNIELGYTLPASISQKAAMNKLRFYASGRNLLTLKKGWGKDRYTSFDPEMPEYGYLTPMFLTFGIQVTF; encoded by the coding sequence ATGAAATGCTACCTAAATTTAGCACATCGTGTCTGTTTAGTTCTCATGCTCTGTGCATTAACCTTTCAGGTGAGCACTCTACAGGCATCCACCTTTTTGCAGCAGTATCTGGTCCGTGGCGAAGTGAGGGACAGTAGTACGAATGCGGCCCTTGCTGGTGTGAATGTACGAATCAGAGGCAAAGCCGGTGGCACGGCAACTGATGCCAATGGCAGATTCGAGCTCGCTGTAGCTTCGAAAAGCGATATACTCGTCTTTTCGTATACAGGGAAAAAGACGGAGGAACGTGTGGTCGGCGAAAGCCGTCTTATTCATGTTAGTCTTGTTGATGAAGCTCGGATGATATCGGAGGTATATATCGGCTATATGACGCAGCGTAAGGCAGATCTTACGGGATCCATTGCAATTGCTGATGCGGAAGACATCGCCAGAAATCCATCAGCAAATGTGATGAAATCGCTTCAGGGTAAATTGGCTGGCGTGCATATTACGACCAATGGTGGTAATCCAGCAGAGGGCGTGAATGTGCAGATCCGTGGACTTTCGTCACTTTCGGGCGCTGTAAGACCTCTTATTGTACTGGATGGCATGCCTACGGAAAACCTCAATCTTAGGGATATCAATGCCTCGGATATCGAATCTATTCAAGTGTTGAAAGATGCGGCGTCGGCCAGTATATATGGCGCTAGAGCCTCGGGAGGTGTCATTCTGGTACAAACCAAGAAGGGGAAAGCCGGACAGACGAAGGTCGAGTACAATGGAAGTGTAGCCGTGGCCAACGTGTCACGAAAACCCCGGTTGATGAATGCCGAACAATATGGCGTAGCGATGTTTAGGGCTTATGCCTATGACGAAGCTGTGTATGGGCTCCCCATGACTTTGCCCACCACCTATAATTTTACCTGGCATAGGGATGCAGAAGGACGCGCGGTCCTGGATGCCGTGAAGCCAGCCGAATTTCTCAATGCCGAGAAGACGGTCAAAAGTGCAGATACGGATTGGCTTGACGAAATCCTCCGGTCAGCTGTCATGACCAATCATCAGATCGCGGTCTCTAGTGGTAATGAAAAATCAAAAAGTATGTTCTCCCTGGGCTATTTTGATAATCAGGGAACGCAGATACATACGTTTTTCAAACAGTTTTCGTTACGTGCCAACAATGAGGTCAGCCTGTTTAACAACCGTTTAAAAGTAGGAGAGAACTTTGCTGTATCCTACTTACGTTATCGAGATGCCAATGAGATGCGCTGGGCACTGATCAATCCCCCGGCAGTTCCGGTCTATGACATTCATGGGGGCTGGGCAGGAGCAGCTGGTTTTGACGACTTTACCAATCCTGTGCGTGTGCTTACTGATAATAAAGATAATGTGAGCAATTATGTGAAGATGATCGGTAATGTCTTTGTGGACCTTAATATCTGGAAAGGAATTTCTGCGCGTTCGCAGTTTGGCATTGATTATGGAAATGCCTATCGCCGCACAGTCGATAAGAAGTGGTCCGAAACGGGAGGGCGAAACAGTGACGGCGAAAACTATGTAGGCAATTCACAGTCGCATCCTTTGAGCTATGTCTGGACCAATACCCTGTCGTATAATCTGCAGCGGGATAAACATAGCTTGGATGCTGTATTGGGGACAGAGTATACCCGTTTTGTAGAGGAGGGATTTTCGGCCCGACGGGAAGGTATTTATCTAGAGGATCGTGATTTTGCCCATATTGGAGTCACCACAGGAACAAAATATTCGCTGGGTAGTACGGCAGATGAATATGTGTACCTATCCTATTTTGGTAAAGCCAATTATGCATACAATCAAAAATATTTGTTTTCGGCCACACTACGTCGGGATGGGTCCTCGCTTTTTGGTGCAAATAATAGGTTTGCAGTGTTTCCAGCTTTTTCTGCAGGTTGGCGGATAAGTGACGAGCCCTTTATGAAAGAGGTGAAGTTTGTGTCAGATTTGAAGCTAAGGGCAGGTTGGGGGGCCAACGGAAGTGTGCAGGGGCTCCCCAGAGGCTATACTTCGACACCTTTTACCACTGATTATTTTGGTACTTCCTATCCTATAGAGGGGAACGAAACCGGTCCTTTGTATTCGGGATATCGAAGAACCTGGTTAGGCAATCCTAATCTAAAGTGGGAAACAACTACCCAAACGGACGTTGCCTTGGATTTCAGCCTTTTTAATAGCCGGATTAGCGGTTCATTTGGATATTACTTCAAGAAAACCAAAGATATTTTGGTGCAGACACCTTACATTGCCGCTATGGGAGAAGGGGGCGAACCCTGGATTAATGGAGCCAGTATGAACAACCGGGGAATAGAATTTGATATTAACTACCGCAGTGATCCCCAACGTGAATTCAAATATAGTATTTCGGCCAATATCGGAACGTATAAAACAAAAATCATCAGCCTTCCTCAGGATGTCATCAACAAATACCCTGGCAATGGAGTAGACGATCTGGTACTGGGGAGAACACCAAACATACTGTATGGTATGGTGGCGGATGGAATCTTCAAAACCCAGGAAGAAGTGGATCAACATGCCGAGCAAGCCGGCAAGGCTGTTGGCCGTATCCGCTACAAAGACCTCGACGGTAACGGAAAAATCGAAGAATTCTATGATAGGGCTTATATCGGGGTAAAAGATCCCAAATTTTTTGGTGGAATCACCTTCGATTTTGCCTATCGAAATTTTGACTTAAATTTCTTTTTTCAAGGAGTCTTTGGAAACAAGGTCAATAACTTGTGGAAGTATGAGTCTGATCTGTGGAATATCAACGTACCCGCACACAAAAATCATCCGACACGTATTTTGGACGGATGGTACTTTGACCATACCGATGCAGATATCCCTGCAATTTCCAATGCGACTTTAAATGCTGAGCAGCGATTTTCTAGCTATACCGTTGAAGATGGCTCTTATCTGAAACTGCGCAATATCGAGTTGGGCTATACACTTCCAGCATCCATATCGCAGAAGGCAGCGATGAACAAATTACGGTTTTATGCATCCGGGCGTAATCTATTGACCCTCAAAAAAGGCTGGGGTAAGGATCGCTATACAAGTTTTGATCCTGAAATGCCCGAATATGGATATCTAACGCCTATGTTTTTGACATTTGGTATTCAAGTAACCTTTTAA
- the fucP gene encoding L-fucose:H+ symporter permease, translated as MNNISQQERKRPLFVNEQGVNYFFPFIFICSLFLLWGFAHGFLDVLDKHFQDLLHVSKAQSGFVQFSLYIGYLAMALPAGLFIKKYGYQKGIVLGLAIFAVGAFMFYPAAIMGSFIPFLVALFVLACGLTFLETAANPYSTVLGNKAGAARRINISQSFNGLGWILGPLIGGLFVFGSESTGEHDKFDSLVTPYMLIGGIVVVVLLIFMMIKLPEVAEDSDAAGEENPPLRKLLQYPVFMLAVAAQFLYVAAQTGTNSFFINYVIDAVPDLQTPIARIMQHLGYFGEFFMPRNNEQAASILLAIGGMGAFWIGRLSGAYFMRYVSPRKLLMWYAFVNSVLVAMVMIDMGWASVFSLFITYFFMSIMFPTIFALGIQGLGTLTKKASSFLVMAVAGGAFCPPVMGLISDHSTMAIGFIIPLLCYLFIAFYGFWIKGKLKTESITVGASH; from the coding sequence ATGAATAATATATCTCAACAAGAAAGGAAAAGGCCACTCTTTGTCAATGAACAAGGTGTAAATTACTTCTTTCCATTTATTTTTATCTGCAGTCTGTTTTTACTTTGGGGCTTTGCGCACGGTTTTTTAGATGTTTTGGATAAACATTTTCAAGATCTCTTGCATGTAAGTAAAGCGCAGTCGGGTTTTGTGCAATTCTCTCTTTACATCGGCTATCTTGCCATGGCACTTCCGGCCGGCTTGTTTATCAAAAAATATGGCTACCAGAAGGGGATCGTACTCGGTTTGGCTATTTTTGCTGTTGGCGCTTTTATGTTTTATCCAGCGGCAATTATGGGCTCGTTTATACCTTTTCTGGTGGCCTTGTTTGTCTTGGCATGCGGGCTTACTTTTTTAGAAACAGCCGCGAACCCTTACTCTACCGTATTGGGCAATAAAGCGGGAGCTGCCAGAAGAATTAATATCTCCCAGTCATTTAATGGTCTGGGTTGGATATTAGGGCCGCTGATTGGTGGGTTATTCGTTTTTGGCAGTGAGTCTACAGGTGAACATGATAAGTTTGATTCTTTGGTTACTCCTTATATGTTGATCGGCGGCATTGTGGTGGTTGTGCTGCTTATTTTCATGATGATTAAGTTGCCGGAGGTGGCCGAAGATTCGGATGCTGCGGGTGAAGAAAATCCGCCGCTACGGAAATTGCTGCAATATCCAGTATTTATGCTGGCTGTTGCAGCTCAATTTCTGTATGTTGCGGCGCAGACGGGTACGAATTCTTTTTTTATTAATTACGTGATCGATGCCGTACCGGATCTGCAGACGCCAATAGCTAGGATCATGCAGCATCTCGGGTACTTTGGGGAATTTTTTATGCCGAGGAACAATGAGCAGGCCGCCTCGATTCTTTTAGCTATCGGAGGCATGGGAGCCTTTTGGATCGGGCGGCTTTCCGGAGCTTATTTTATGCGCTACGTCAGTCCACGGAAACTGCTGATGTGGTACGCTTTCGTCAATAGTGTCCTGGTCGCTATGGTTATGATAGATATGGGGTGGGCTTCGGTCTTTAGTTTGTTTATTACCTACTTCTTTATGTCTATTATGTTTCCGACCATATTCGCCTTAGGTATTCAGGGGCTGGGAACATTGACAAAAAAAGCATCTTCGTTTCTAGTGATGGCTGTGGCAGGAGGAGCTTTTTGTCCTCCAGTTATGGGATTGATTTCTGACCACTCCACGATGGCGATAGGCTTTATTATTCCCCTATTGTGCTACTTGTTCATCGCTTTTTACGGATTCTGGATCAAAGGTAAGCTGAAAACCGAATCGATTACGGTAGGTGCATCCCACTAA
- a CDS encoding L-fucose isomerase, translated as MKIYPKIGIRPIIDGRLGGVRESLEETTMNMAQAVADLYTAELRYPDGSPVVCVIADTCIGGVKEAASCTEKFQRENVGVSLSVTPCWCYGSETMDMDPLLPKAIWGFNGTERPGAVYLAATLAAHNQKGLPAFGIYGKDVQDLGDQHIPDDVRGKLLAFARAGLAVAIMRGKSYLAIGSVSMGIAGSIVDPDFFQSFLGMRNEYVDSSEILRRIQQNIYDQDEFQYALQWTREKCQEGDDFNQEKNIKSREEKDRDWEFVVKMTMIIRDLMVGNEKLADKGFGEEAQGHHALLAGFQGQRQWTDFLPDGDFSEALLNSSFDWNGIRAPYLVATENDALNGVSMLFNYLLTNTAQIFADVRTYWSPDAVERVSGWKPEGRAADGFLHLINSGSATLDGTGKQRRDGRPALKPFWAISDEEVEECLRATTFYPSNRDYMRGGGFSSKFVTEGGMPVTMCRLNLVKGLGPVLQLAEGWTIELPEHVHTILDERTDKIWPTTWFVPRLNESVNFADVYTVMASWGSNHGAISYGHIGADLITLASMLRIPVNMHNIDQQDIFRPSAWGSFGMDGEGSDYRACQTYGPLYK; from the coding sequence ATGAAGATCTATCCTAAAATTGGCATTCGGCCGATTATTGATGGCCGCTTGGGTGGGGTCCGTGAGTCGCTGGAAGAAACGACGATGAATATGGCTCAAGCTGTAGCTGACCTGTATACCGCAGAACTAAGGTATCCGGATGGCAGTCCTGTGGTATGTGTAATTGCAGACACCTGTATCGGCGGCGTGAAGGAGGCGGCATCCTGTACTGAAAAGTTCCAGCGCGAGAACGTGGGGGTGTCACTATCTGTTACGCCATGTTGGTGTTATGGATCCGAAACCATGGATATGGATCCTTTGTTGCCGAAAGCAATCTGGGGTTTTAACGGTACCGAGCGTCCAGGAGCCGTGTATTTAGCGGCAACGTTGGCTGCACATAACCAAAAAGGTCTACCTGCATTTGGTATCTATGGTAAAGATGTACAAGATCTGGGTGATCAGCATATACCCGACGATGTGCGTGGTAAATTGTTAGCTTTTGCAAGGGCGGGACTGGCTGTAGCCATCATGCGTGGCAAATCTTATCTGGCAATCGGTTCTGTTTCGATGGGGATAGCAGGCTCTATTGTAGATCCCGATTTTTTTCAAAGCTTTTTAGGCATGCGTAATGAATATGTGGATTCTTCGGAAATTCTACGGCGGATACAGCAGAATATCTATGATCAGGACGAATTCCAGTATGCTCTTCAGTGGACACGCGAAAAATGTCAGGAAGGAGATGATTTCAATCAGGAAAAAAATATTAAAAGCCGCGAGGAAAAAGACCGGGACTGGGAATTTGTGGTCAAGATGACCATGATTATACGCGATCTGATGGTAGGTAACGAAAAGCTGGCCGATAAGGGGTTTGGGGAAGAGGCTCAGGGGCATCATGCCTTGTTGGCTGGCTTTCAGGGACAGCGTCAATGGACGGATTTCCTGCCGGACGGTGACTTCTCTGAGGCCTTATTGAATTCATCCTTTGACTGGAATGGGATACGTGCACCTTATCTTGTAGCCACAGAAAATGATGCCCTGAATGGTGTGTCCATGTTGTTTAATTATTTATTGACAAATACGGCGCAGATCTTCGCGGATGTCCGCACCTATTGGAGTCCTGACGCCGTGGAACGGGTATCGGGATGGAAGCCTGAAGGCAGGGCAGCTGACGGTTTTCTCCATCTGATCAATTCGGGGTCCGCTACTCTGGATGGTACAGGGAAACAGCGCCGGGATGGCAGGCCTGCCCTAAAACCATTTTGGGCGATATCGGATGAGGAAGTTGAAGAATGTCTTCGGGCCACGACCTTCTATCCGTCCAATCGCGACTATATGCGTGGTGGAGGCTTTTCCTCCAAATTTGTAACCGAAGGCGGCATGCCCGTAACCATGTGCCGTCTCAATTTGGTCAAAGGACTAGGGCCCGTGCTACAGCTGGCAGAAGGCTGGACAATCGAGCTGCCTGAACATGTACATACTATCTTGGATGAACGTACCGACAAAATATGGCCGACAACCTGGTTTGTGCCGCGGCTGAATGAAAGTGTAAATTTTGCTGATGTCTATACTGTTATGGCCAGTTGGGGATCCAATCACGGGGCGATTAGCTACGGACATATCGGTGCAGACCTGATCACCCTTGCCTCCATGCTACGTATTCCAGTCAATATGCACAATATTGATCAGCAGGATATTTTCAGACCATCAGCCTGGGGATCGTTTGGTATGGACGGAGAGGGAAGTGATTATAGGGCATGTCAGACATACGGACCTTTATATAAATAA